A section of the Jaculus jaculus isolate mJacJac1 chromosome 6, mJacJac1.mat.Y.cur, whole genome shotgun sequence genome encodes:
- the LOC123461680 gene encoding tubulin alpha-1A chain: protein MRECISIHVGQAGVQIGNACWELYCLEHGIQPDGQMPSDKTIGGGDDSFNTFFSETGAGKHVPRAVFVDLEPTVIDEVRTGTYRQLFHPEQLITGKEDAANNYARGHYTIGKEIIDLVLDRIRKLADQCTGLQGFLVFHSFGGGTGSGFTSLLMERLSVDYGKKSKLEFSIYPAPQVSTAVVEPYNSILTTHTTLEHSDCAFMVDNEAIYDICRRNLDIERPTYTNLNRLIGQIVSSITASLRFDGALNVDLTEFQTNLVPYPRIHFPLATYAPVISAEKAYHEQLSVAEITNACFEPANQMVKCDPRHGKYMACCLLYRGDVVPKDVNAAIATIKTKRTIQFVDWCPTGFKVGINYQPPTVVPGGDLAKVQRAVCMLSNTTAIAEAWARLDHKFDLMYAKRAFVHWYVGEGMEEGEFSEAREDMAALEKDYEEVGVDSVEGEGEEEGEEY, encoded by the exons ATG cgTGAGTGCATCTCCATCCACGTCGGCCAGGCTGGTGTCCAGATTGGCAACGCCTGCTGGGAGCTCTACTGCTTGGAACATGGCATCCAGCCTGATGGCCAGATGCCAAGTGACAAGACCATCGGGGGAGGAGATGACTCCTTCAACACCTTCTTCAGTGAGACAGGCGCTGGCAAGCATGTGCCCAGGGCAGTGTTTGTAGACCTGGAACCCACGGTCATTG ATGAAGTTCGTACTGGCACTTACCGCCAGCTCTTCCACCCTGAGCAGCTCATCACAGGCAAGGAAGATGCTGCCAATAACTATGCCCGTGGACACTACACCATTGGCAAGGAGATCATTGACCTTGTCTTGGACCGAATTCGTAAACTg gctgaccAGTGCACAGGCCTTCAGGGCTTCTTGGTTTTCCACAGCTTTGGTGGGGGGACTGGCTCCGGGTTCACCTCCCTGCTGATGGAACGGCTCTCTGTTGATTATGGCAAGAAGTCCAAGCTGGAGTTCTCCATCTACCCAGCTCCCCAGGTTTCCACTGCTGTAGTTGAGCCCTACAACTCCATCCTCACCACTCACACCACCCTGGAGCACTCTGATTGTGCCTTCATGGTAGACAATGAGGCTATCTATGACATCTGTCGTAGAAACCTTGATATTGAGCGCCCAACCTACACTAATCTAAATAGGTTGATAGGTCAAATTGTGTCTTCCATCACTGCTTCTCTCAGATTTGATGGAGCCCTGAATGTTGATCTGACagaattccagaccaacctggtGCCCTACCCCCGCATCCACTTCCCTCTGGCCACATACGCCCCTGTCATCTCTGCTGAGAAAGCCTACCATGAACAGCTTTCTGTAGCAGAGATCACCAATGCCTGCTTTGAGCCAGCCAACCAGATGGTAAAATGTGACCCTCGCCATGGTAAATACATGGCTTGCTGCCTGCTGTACCGTGGTGATGTGGTTCCCAAAGATGTCAATGCTGCCATTGCCACCATCAAGACCAAGCGCACCATTCAGTTTGTGGACTGGTGCCCCACTGGCTTCAAGGTTGGCATTAACTACCAGCCTCCCACTGTGGTACCGGGTGGAGATCTGGCCAAGGTGCAGCGAGCTGTATGCATGCTGAGTAACACCacggccattgctgaggcctggGCTCGCCTGGACCACAAGTTTGACCTGATGTACGCTAAGCGTGCCTTTGTGCACTGGTATGTGGGTGAGGGTATGGAGGAGGGAGAGTTTTCTGAGGCCCGTGAGGACATGGCTGCCTTAGAGAAGGATTATGAGGAGGTTGGTGTGGATTCTGTTGAAGGAGAGggtgaggaagaaggggaggagtactAA